The Geotalea uraniireducens Rf4 genome window below encodes:
- a CDS encoding alpha/beta fold hydrolase produces the protein MDTTGSGLATQGGEFKTGTVQANGRDVSFIEMGRGPLVVALHGFPDLPRTFRHQMPQLAAAGYRVVAPFMRGYSPTDAPDEGPFEAAILVQDVVALIDQLTDRPAVLIGHDWGATVARGASILAPEKISGIVCMSVPTAENFGRALVTNPSQQRRSWYVFFFQLPIAEMAVAHNDFAFIEQLWQEWSPGWNCPEEVMAEIKGAFRRPGVLKAALGYYRSQFNPSLQHPGLAEIRKRLAEPIPVPTLYLHGADDGCIGAETTEGMEGAFLHDFERHIIPSAGHFVHQEQPETVNRLILNFLSRQHK, from the coding sequence ATGGACACAACAGGTTCAGGTTTGGCAACACAAGGCGGCGAGTTTAAAACGGGAACGGTACAGGCCAACGGGCGGGATGTCAGCTTCATTGAGATGGGGCGGGGCCCCCTTGTCGTCGCTCTCCACGGTTTCCCCGATCTCCCCCGGACTTTCCGTCACCAGATGCCGCAACTGGCTGCGGCAGGCTACCGTGTCGTCGCACCCTTCATGCGCGGCTACTCCCCGACAGATGCCCCGGACGAAGGCCCCTTCGAAGCCGCCATCCTTGTGCAGGATGTGGTGGCCTTGATCGATCAGCTGACGGACCGTCCCGCGGTCCTCATCGGGCACGACTGGGGGGCCACGGTCGCCCGTGGCGCTTCGATCCTCGCCCCGGAAAAAATTTCCGGCATCGTTTGCATGTCCGTGCCGACCGCAGAAAATTTCGGACGGGCGCTGGTCACCAATCCAAGCCAACAGCGGCGCTCCTGGTACGTGTTTTTCTTCCAGCTCCCCATCGCTGAAATGGCGGTGGCCCATAACGATTTTGCGTTCATAGAACAGCTCTGGCAGGAATGGTCGCCAGGCTGGAACTGTCCTGAAGAGGTTATGGCTGAAATCAAGGGGGCCTTCCGCAGGCCCGGCGTTCTGAAGGCAGCCTTGGGCTACTACCGCTCCCAGTTCAACCCGTCCCTCCAGCATCCGGGCCTCGCCGAGATACGGAAACGCCTGGCTGAGCCCATTCCCGTTCCGACATTATACCTGCACGGGGCCGATGACGGATGCATCGGCGCGGAGACGACCGAGGGGATGGAAGGCGCTTTTCTCCATGATTTCGAAAGGCATATCATTCCGTCTGCCGGCCATTTCGTACATCAGGAACAACCGGAAACGGTCAATCGCCTCATCTTGAATTTTTTGAGCAGACAGCACAAATAG
- a CDS encoding NAD(P)H-dependent oxidoreductase, whose protein sequence is MKISVILAHPDAESFNHGIAATAEAALKSNGHEVFFHDLYAEGFDPLLSAAEIPKGAKLDALTAQHCAEIAAADGIVIVHPNWWGQPPAVLKGWIDRVIRPGVAYEFIEGDGGEGVPAGLLNARAVLVFNTSNTAAAREREVFGDPLDTIWKNCIFGLCGVTNVQRRMFGIVVTSSREERAGWLREVAETVDGHFPACV, encoded by the coding sequence ATGAAGATATCGGTCATCCTCGCTCACCCGGACGCGGAAAGCTTCAACCATGGCATAGCAGCCACAGCAGAAGCCGCTCTCAAGTCAAATGGTCATGAAGTCTTCTTTCATGACCTCTATGCGGAGGGGTTCGACCCGCTCCTTTCCGCCGCGGAAATCCCGAAGGGAGCCAAGCTTGATGCCTTGACCGCGCAGCACTGCGCCGAAATCGCGGCTGCGGACGGCATCGTCATCGTCCATCCCAACTGGTGGGGACAGCCGCCGGCGGTTCTGAAGGGATGGATCGACCGCGTCATCCGTCCCGGCGTTGCCTACGAATTCATTGAGGGGGACGGCGGTGAGGGGGTGCCGGCGGGGCTCCTCAATGCCCGCGCCGTCCTCGTATTCAATACCTCCAACACGGCCGCGGCGCGCGAGCGGGAGGTGTTCGGCGATCCCCTCGACACTATCTGGAAAAACTGCATCTTCGGCCTCTGCGGCGTTACGAACGTCCAGCGCCGCATGTTCGGCATCGTGGTGACAAGTAGTCGTGAGGAGAGGGCAGGTTGGCTCCGGGAAGTGGCCGAGACTGTTGACGGGCATTTCCCGGCGTGCGTCTGA
- a CDS encoding DsbA family protein, translating into MRGVYMFYITGSCNGLNQTAFCVFDPKGQNNEVSAVSATCRLKPTTITDLTPKGVDMSGFPVLNRGDKDKIVMIGCYGCDYTRKVYPMIKDLANKSKADFTFVNYPVKVKTDLMTRLGRCVYQQDQAKYWKLNDTLFATDKANLDDAAFAQKAIADLGLDSAGINRCVDDPATEDLVNKQLNEAANTNFYGTPTIFINSQAFVGPKPYRVYAISLEGLLYWLK; encoded by the coding sequence GTGCGCGGGGTGTATATGTTCTACATCACCGGGAGCTGCAACGGTTTAAACCAGACCGCCTTTTGTGTATTCGATCCGAAGGGGCAAAATAATGAGGTTTCCGCCGTTTCAGCTACCTGCAGACTCAAGCCGACGACCATAACCGATTTAACCCCGAAAGGGGTCGACATGAGCGGATTTCCGGTTCTCAACAGGGGGGACAAAGATAAGATCGTGATGATTGGCTGCTATGGCTGCGATTATACCCGGAAAGTTTATCCGATGATCAAGGATCTGGCCAACAAGAGCAAGGCTGACTTTACTTTCGTAAATTACCCGGTGAAAGTAAAGACGGATTTGATGACCCGCCTTGGACGCTGCGTCTATCAGCAGGACCAGGCAAAGTATTGGAAGTTGAACGACACCCTTTTTGCAACGGATAAAGCCAATTTGGACGATGCGGCTTTTGCTCAAAAAGCGATTGCCGACCTTGGCCTGGATTCCGCCGGGATCAACCGATGCGTCGATGATCCGGCGACAGAAGATTTGGTCAATAAGCAGTTGAACGAGGCTGCCAACACCAATTTTTACGGAACACCGACGATATTCATCAACAGCCAAGCCTTCGTCGGGCCAAAGCCCTACCGGGTGTATGCCATATCATTAGAGGGGCTGCTGTATTGGTTGAAATAA
- a CDS encoding RNA polymerase sigma factor codes for MSDDRDGTTDEDAALVASWRSGELSSFEALVRKHQKRMLNIAFRITGDYEDACEVTQDVFVAAFRGIDSFRGEARFSTWLTSIAVNLSRNRLQQVQAKRRNEAYSLDGPSVGEDCDVVPERPSSAPSALERLERLDLHEKLQGCIKALTAEFREAIVLRDLQDFSYDEMCAIIKVREGTVKSRLFRAREMVKDCLKRAVGEL; via the coding sequence ATGAGTGACGACCGGGACGGCACCACCGATGAGGATGCCGCACTGGTGGCGTCATGGCGGAGCGGGGAGCTTTCCTCGTTCGAGGCGCTGGTGCGGAAACACCAGAAGCGGATGCTCAATATCGCCTTCCGGATCACGGGAGATTACGAGGATGCCTGCGAGGTGACGCAGGACGTCTTTGTTGCCGCGTTCCGGGGTATCGATTCCTTTCGCGGAGAGGCGCGTTTCTCCACCTGGCTGACGAGCATCGCCGTCAACCTGTCCCGGAACCGGCTCCAGCAGGTTCAGGCCAAGAGGCGAAACGAGGCGTATTCCCTGGACGGGCCATCGGTTGGGGAGGATTGTGATGTGGTTCCCGAGCGACCGTCGTCAGCCCCATCCGCCTTGGAACGGCTGGAGCGGCTCGACCTGCATGAAAAGCTGCAAGGGTGCATCAAGGCACTTACCGCCGAGTTCCGGGAAGCGATAGTGCTCAGGGACCTGCAGGATTTTTCCTACGACGAGATGTGCGCCATCATCAAGGTCCGGGAAGGGACGGTCAAGTCCCGGCTGTTCCGGGCCCGGGAGATGGTGAAGGACTGCCTGAAACGGGCGGTGGGAGAGCTGTGA
- a CDS encoding DUF2275 domain-containing protein, which yields MEHTEIRRTLSAYLDNAVSPDEKAEIEAHLARCGSCRVALGDLERTVGHLKSLPEVEPPPWLTARIMAHVRDAAEPQPSLWRRIFLPLRAKLPLEALALVFLCVTGYYLARTNAPLVQLTAPSPVNREEMSLPAPVPPAQGKKPPGPAAPPKALPPVPRAATGMPDAVSKHEAETPAYAPPPPAHAPAPLSTPSAAAPATAYPLPAPDSRAADEWIESRREAELLSRRYREDVSRGMMQKRAMSDGTRYSTQSSGGGSSSATAPREPWSEQQEPSEQMERPGQAARPERVEVSLRVNDPAGAVRAIEEAVTRSGGRIVRRVYGEASHLLFVQVGTGKAPELMGRLERIGTLQRPPLVSELEDGTVDLSIRW from the coding sequence ATGGAGCATACCGAGATACGCCGCACCCTTTCGGCCTACCTGGACAATGCCGTCAGTCCCGACGAGAAGGCGGAGATCGAGGCGCACCTTGCCCGCTGCGGGAGCTGCCGCGTGGCGCTTGGCGACCTGGAGCGGACGGTCGGGCACCTGAAAAGCCTGCCCGAGGTGGAGCCCCCACCCTGGCTGACCGCACGGATCATGGCGCACGTGCGGGATGCTGCTGAGCCGCAGCCCAGCTTATGGCGGCGGATTTTCCTGCCGCTCCGTGCGAAGCTGCCGCTCGAAGCGCTCGCCCTCGTTTTCCTCTGTGTCACCGGCTATTACCTGGCCCGGACAAACGCCCCGCTGGTACAGCTGACGGCCCCCTCCCCCGTCAACCGGGAAGAAATGTCTCTCCCGGCGCCGGTGCCGCCAGCGCAGGGAAAGAAGCCCCCCGGGCCGGCGGCCCCTCCCAAAGCCCTTCCTCCGGTACCGCGCGCTGCAACCGGAATGCCGGATGCGGTGTCGAAGCACGAGGCGGAGACACCGGCCTATGCACCTCCTCCGCCGGCACACGCGCCTGCTCCCTTGTCAACTCCGTCGGCAGCGGCGCCGGCGACAGCTTACCCCTTGCCGGCACCAGATTCACGTGCTGCCGACGAATGGATTGAGTCGCGGAGGGAAGCGGAGTTATTGTCTCGCCGGTACCGTGAGGATGTTTCCAGAGGGATGATGCAGAAGAGGGCCATGTCGGACGGGACGCGGTATTCGACACAGTCATCCGGTGGTGGATCGTCGTCGGCAACTGCTCCCCGGGAACCCTGGTCGGAGCAGCAGGAGCCGTCGGAGCAAATGGAGCGCCCTGGGCAGGCGGCGCGGCCGGAGCGGGTAGAGGTGTCCCTCAGGGTAAACGATCCTGCCGGCGCTGTCAGGGCAATTGAGGAGGCGGTCACCCGCTCCGGCGGCAGGATCGTGCGCCGCGTCTACGGCGAGGCAAGCCATCTCCTCTTTGTGCAGGTTGGAACAGGGAAAGCGCCGGAACTCATGGGCCGGCTCGAACGGATCGGCACGCTGCAGAGGCCGCCGCTGGTAAGCGAGCTGGAGGATGGAACGGTCGATCTGTCCATCAGGTGGTAA
- a CDS encoding ankyrin repeat domain-containing protein, which produces MTRAIRRLILALPLYLLVASGAAAGELEDELIKTAEGGQADVVRVAMEKGADVNAQDIFGLTALMRAAMHGHTDIVRTLLEKGADVNAKNFVDTTALMHAAGSGHTDIVRVLLDKGADVNATNAIGMTALSIADENGKDDIVHILKGAGAK; this is translated from the coding sequence ATGACGAGAGCTATCCGGCGTCTTATCTTGGCATTACCGTTATATCTGCTAGTTGCGTCAGGCGCCGCTGCGGGTGAGCTTGAGGATGAGCTCATTAAAACGGCTGAGGGGGGCCAAGCGGATGTTGTGCGGGTCGCGATGGAAAAAGGTGCGGACGTAAATGCCCAGGACATTTTCGGCCTTACGGCATTGATGCGGGCCGCCATGCATGGCCACACGGACATTGTGCGTACCTTGCTTGAAAAGGGTGCGGATGTAAATGCGAAAAACTTTGTGGATACGACGGCCTTGATGCATGCGGCCGGAAGCGGCCACACGGATATTGTGCGTGTCTTGCTTGACAAAGGCGCGGATGTAAATGCAACGAACGCTATCGGCATGACGGCGTTGAGCATTGCAGATGAAAACGGCAAAGACGATATTGTGCATATTCTTAAAGGAGCGGGGGCAAAATAG
- a CDS encoding tetratricopeptide repeat protein, with the protein MRAIFLICLVIVAISSSPCMGGTVLGNSTASLAGTNPSPLSPSVPSKITRVGMLCPTENEAARQQYNNALELQQEGRLRDAREAYQKAVEQDSRYCDAMDNLGQMLRTEGDVKQAIYWYERSLAVKPDNAVAHQNLAVAYNVQGDQNKSQSEYLWLIKNDSTNPEGYYGLGAILLGSGQTDAAIEKLALAEKIYRENGSSLAMDAQYLLGVAYFNKQDYKRSREYLALSYAQKQDDPNVNYLLGLCYLDPSTGDKKQASEFLLKAGKLGVQVPPDVLQQLGK; encoded by the coding sequence ATGAGAGCAATATTCCTGATCTGCCTGGTAATTGTCGCGATCTCGTCCTCCCCATGCATGGGGGGAACCGTCCTGGGAAATTCCACTGCCTCCCTTGCGGGAACCAACCCATCCCCGCTGTCCCCGTCTGTTCCATCGAAGATCACCCGGGTTGGCATGCTTTGCCCCACCGAAAATGAAGCGGCCAGGCAACAGTACAACAATGCCCTGGAACTGCAACAGGAAGGGAGGCTTCGCGATGCAAGGGAAGCATACCAGAAGGCTGTCGAGCAAGATTCCCGGTACTGCGATGCAATGGACAACCTGGGGCAGATGCTGCGGACGGAAGGTGATGTAAAACAGGCGATCTACTGGTACGAACGCTCACTTGCGGTAAAGCCTGACAACGCCGTTGCCCACCAGAATCTCGCTGTCGCGTATAATGTTCAGGGCGACCAGAACAAGTCACAGTCGGAATATCTGTGGCTCATAAAAAATGACTCCACTAACCCGGAAGGCTACTACGGGCTGGGTGCGATCCTCCTCGGTTCCGGGCAGACGGATGCAGCAATTGAAAAACTGGCGCTTGCCGAAAAGATCTATCGGGAAAATGGTTCGTCATTGGCCATGGATGCCCAGTATCTGCTGGGAGTAGCCTATTTCAACAAGCAGGATTACAAGAGGTCCCGGGAATATCTGGCGCTTTCCTATGCCCAAAAGCAAGATGACCCGAATGTCAATTATCTCCTCGGTCTTTGTTACCTCGACCCGTCGACAGGGGATAAAAAACAAGCCTCTGAATTTTTACTGAAAGCCGGGAAGTTGGGCGTACAGGTCCCGCCGGACGTATTGCAGCAGTTGGGCAAGTGA
- a CDS encoding IS256 family transposase: protein MTINTDVIDDLLKHYKTPEEILGENGLLKQLTKAVLQRALQAEMTLHLGHEKHASVSAKGGNARNGSSAKTIKGDFGTMPIEVPRDRDSSFEPVIIPKGQTRFAEFDDKIISLYSRGLTTREIQGHLEEIYGVEVSPALISIVTEAVAEEVKAWQNRPLDALYPIVYMDAIRVKARGNGHVVNKAVYLAIGINIDGAKEVLGMWVSENEGAKFWLQVVTELKNRGVQDIFIACVDGLKGFPEAIEIVYPNTQVQLCIVHMVRNSLKFVSWKQRKEVATDLKVIYQSATAEQAEMELTAFEAKWDKTHPTISQSWRRNWAQVIPFFAYPADIRKVIYTTNAIESLNMSLRKVTKNRGSFPNDEAMFKLLYLALRNIAKKALQRIKWVEGIATLG from the coding sequence ATGACTATTAACACCGACGTAATCGACGATCTACTCAAACATTATAAGACCCCCGAAGAGATTCTAGGGGAAAACGGGCTGCTGAAGCAGTTGACCAAGGCTGTTCTTCAGCGGGCGCTCCAGGCTGAAATGACACTGCACCTCGGCCACGAGAAGCATGCTTCCGTTTCCGCCAAAGGTGGCAATGCACGCAATGGCTCGTCGGCAAAGACCATCAAAGGCGATTTTGGCACCATGCCGATTGAGGTCCCTCGTGACCGGGATAGCAGCTTTGAACCAGTCATCATTCCCAAAGGCCAAACCCGGTTCGCCGAGTTCGATGATAAGATTATCTCCCTGTACTCCCGCGGGCTTACCACTCGTGAGATCCAGGGACACTTGGAGGAAATCTACGGTGTTGAAGTATCCCCCGCTCTGATTTCAATAGTGACTGAAGCAGTAGCTGAAGAGGTCAAAGCTTGGCAGAACCGCCCGTTGGATGCGCTTTATCCCATCGTTTACATGGATGCCATCAGGGTCAAAGCCAGAGGCAATGGCCATGTTGTGAACAAGGCTGTCTATCTGGCCATCGGCATCAACATAGACGGTGCCAAGGAAGTTCTGGGAATGTGGGTCTCCGAAAACGAAGGAGCCAAGTTCTGGTTGCAGGTTGTGACCGAACTTAAGAACCGTGGTGTCCAGGACATCTTCATTGCCTGCGTTGACGGCCTGAAGGGGTTCCCTGAGGCCATAGAAATAGTTTATCCCAACACTCAAGTCCAACTTTGCATCGTCCATATGGTACGCAATTCCTTGAAGTTCGTTTCGTGGAAACAACGCAAAGAAGTTGCGACAGATTTGAAGGTTATCTACCAGTCAGCGACCGCTGAGCAGGCCGAAATGGAACTGACAGCATTTGAGGCAAAATGGGACAAAACACACCCGACGATCAGCCAGTCCTGGCGCCGGAACTGGGCGCAAGTTATACCATTTTTTGCCTATCCAGCTGATATACGAAAGGTTATTTACACAACCAATGCCATTGAATCACTGAATATGTCACTCAGAAAGGTGACCAAAAACCGGGGCTCGTTTCCCAATGATGAGGCAATGTTCAAGTTACTATACCTGGCGCTGAGAAACATCGCGAAGAAGGCTCTGCAACGAATCAAGTGGGTAGAGGGAATAGCGACTTTAGGTTGA
- a CDS encoding ISL3-like element ISGur7 family transposase — protein MNPEDLFGAALGIAIPWKVTSVDFNKKSSRLDITIDFQRGATFPCPVCGTLSPVHDTTEKEWRHLNFFQYEAYLHARVPRVKCPNSDCGVKLVQVPWARAGSGFTLLFEALAMTMARDLPVKVMSRLFAVTDTRLWRLIQSYVEKARAAEDFSEVKRVGADETFAGRSHDEKFVTFFFDLDMHKLLFGTTGKDNETVKSFVADLKSHGGDPDSITDAAIDMSKAFIKGVKEQLPHAVVTFDKFHVIKLMNDKLSKIRAQEARLFPEILKKSRNLFLKNPENLTPEEEQRLDAIITSQSLRSTEAYMHKLNLQNVYFASSRTEAETLLTKWHRKAAASSIQLIKNMAESVKEHWDGILAHFESGLTSGFIEGINSLIQSAKTRARGYRNPDNLICMAYLVAGKLNLKSLFPLPT, from the coding sequence ATGAATCCTGAAGATCTTTTTGGTGCTGCTCTTGGAATTGCCATCCCGTGGAAGGTTACCTCTGTTGACTTCAACAAGAAGTCAAGTCGTTTGGACATAACCATCGACTTCCAGCGGGGAGCCACCTTTCCCTGTCCGGTCTGCGGAACGTTGTCACCAGTCCATGACACCACGGAGAAAGAGTGGCGGCATCTGAATTTCTTCCAGTACGAAGCCTACCTTCATGCGCGTGTTCCACGGGTAAAGTGCCCTAACAGCGACTGCGGCGTGAAGTTGGTCCAGGTACCCTGGGCTCGCGCAGGCTCAGGATTTACGCTGCTGTTTGAGGCCCTGGCCATGACCATGGCTCGTGATTTGCCGGTGAAGGTCATGAGCAGGCTGTTTGCCGTTACCGATACCCGTCTATGGCGGTTGATTCAATCCTATGTCGAGAAGGCAAGGGCCGCAGAAGACTTCTCCGAGGTGAAGAGGGTCGGTGCGGATGAAACCTTTGCCGGGCGCAGTCATGACGAGAAATTCGTCACCTTCTTCTTCGACCTCGACATGCATAAGCTCTTGTTCGGCACGACGGGAAAGGACAACGAAACAGTCAAGAGCTTCGTCGCGGACCTTAAGTCACATGGCGGCGATCCTGATAGCATCACAGACGCTGCTATTGACATGTCCAAGGCATTCATAAAGGGTGTCAAAGAGCAGTTGCCCCATGCCGTGGTCACCTTCGATAAATTCCACGTCATCAAGCTTATGAACGATAAGCTTAGTAAGATAAGGGCTCAAGAAGCCAGGTTATTTCCTGAAATCCTGAAAAAGAGCAGAAACCTGTTCCTCAAAAATCCAGAGAACCTGACACCGGAAGAGGAACAGCGCCTGGATGCCATTATCACCAGTCAAAGCTTAAGGAGTACGGAAGCTTACATGCACAAGCTGAACCTTCAGAACGTCTATTTTGCTTCAAGCCGAACGGAGGCAGAAACCCTGTTGACCAAATGGCATCGGAAAGCCGCCGCAAGCTCAATCCAACTCATCAAGAACATGGCCGAATCTGTAAAAGAGCATTGGGATGGCATTCTGGCACATTTTGAAAGCGGCCTGACTAGCGGCTTCATTGAGGGCATCAACAGCCTAATTCAATCAGCCAAAACTCGGGCACGAGGCTATCGGAATCCTGACAACTTGATCTGCATGGCTTATCTGGTTGCAGGCAAGCTCAACCTAAAGTCGCTATTCCCTCTACCCACTTGA
- a CDS encoding IS256 family transposase yields the protein MTINTDVIDDLLKHYKTPEEILGENGLLKQLTKAVLQRALQAEMTLHLGHEKHASVSAKGGNARNGSSAKTIKGDFGTMPIEVPRDRDSSFEPVIIPKGQTRFAEFDDKIISLYSRGLTTREIQGHLEEIYGVEVSPALISIVTEAVAEEVKAWQNRPLDALYPIVYMDAIRVKARGNGHVVNKAVYLAIGINIDGAKEVLGMWVSENEGAKFWLQVVTELKNRGVQDIFIACVDGLKGFPEAIEIVYPNTQVQLCIVHMVRNSLKFVSWKQRKEVATDLKVIYQSATAEQAEMELTAFEAKWDKTHPTISQSWRRNWAQVIPFFAYPADIRKVIYTTNAIESLNMSLRKVTKNRGSFPNDEAMFKLLYLALRNIAKKWTLPIRDWKAAMNRFSILFEDRMPSY from the coding sequence ATGACTATTAACACCGACGTAATCGACGATCTACTCAAACATTATAAGACCCCCGAAGAGATTCTAGGGGAAAACGGGCTGCTGAAGCAGTTGACCAAGGCTGTTCTTCAGCGGGCGCTCCAGGCTGAAATGACACTGCACCTCGGCCACGAGAAGCATGCTTCCGTTTCCGCCAAAGGTGGCAATGCACGCAATGGCTCGTCGGCAAAGACCATCAAAGGCGATTTTGGCACCATGCCGATTGAGGTCCCTCGTGACCGGGATAGCAGCTTTGAACCAGTCATCATTCCCAAAGGCCAAACCCGGTTCGCCGAGTTCGATGATAAGATTATCTCCCTGTACTCCCGCGGGCTTACCACTCGTGAGATCCAGGGACACTTGGAGGAAATCTACGGTGTTGAAGTATCCCCCGCTCTGATTTCAATAGTGACTGAAGCAGTAGCTGAAGAGGTCAAAGCTTGGCAGAACCGCCCGTTGGATGCGCTTTATCCCATCGTTTACATGGATGCCATCAGGGTCAAAGCCAGAGGCAATGGCCATGTTGTGAACAAGGCTGTCTATCTGGCCATCGGCATCAACATAGACGGTGCCAAGGAAGTTCTGGGAATGTGGGTCTCCGAAAACGAAGGAGCCAAGTTCTGGTTGCAGGTTGTGACCGAACTTAAGAACCGTGGTGTCCAGGACATCTTCATTGCCTGCGTTGACGGCCTGAAGGGGTTCCCTGAGGCCATAGAAATAGTTTATCCCAACACTCAAGTCCAACTTTGCATCGTCCATATGGTACGCAATTCCTTGAAGTTCGTTTCGTGGAAACAACGCAAAGAAGTTGCGACAGATTTGAAGGTTATCTACCAGTCAGCGACCGCTGAGCAGGCCGAAATGGAACTGACAGCATTTGAGGCAAAATGGGACAAAACACACCCGACGATCAGCCAGTCCTGGCGCCGGAACTGGGCGCAAGTTATACCATTTTTTGCCTATCCAGCTGATATACGAAAGGTTATTTACACAACCAATGCCATTGAATCACTGAATATGTCACTCAGAAAGGTGACCAAAAACCGGGGCTCGTTTCCCAATGATGAGGCAATGTTCAAGTTACTATACCTGGCGCTGAGAAACATCGCGAAGAAATGGACCCTGCCGATCAGAGACTGGAAAGCTGCCATGAACCGCTTTTCCATTCTTTTTGAAGACAGAATGCCAAGCTATTAA